From Mycobacterium lacus, one genomic window encodes:
- a CDS encoding type II toxin-antitoxin system VapB family antitoxin: protein MIFKGVREGKPYPDHGLSYRDWARIPPQQIRLDELVTTTTVLALDRLLSEDSTFYGDLFPHAVRWKGVTYLEDGLHRAVRAALRNRTVLHARVFDMDRPLSEQT, encoded by the coding sequence ATGATTTTCAAGGGTGTGCGGGAGGGCAAGCCTTACCCCGATCACGGGCTGTCCTATCGGGATTGGGCACGGATCCCGCCGCAGCAGATTCGGCTCGACGAGTTGGTCACCACCACGACGGTGCTCGCGCTGGATCGCCTGCTCTCGGAGGACTCCACCTTTTACGGTGACCTCTTCCCGCACGCGGTGAGATGGAAGGGCGTCACCTATCTGGAGGATGGTCTGCACCGGGCGGTACGCGCGGCGCTGCGCAACCGGACGGTGTTGCACGCGCGGGTCTTCGACATGGACCGGCCGCTCAGCGAACAAACCTAG
- a CDS encoding carboxymuconolactone decarboxylase family protein: protein MYRLKGVSDRDAGLGAKIAFFFTKRKLAKMAGLHNGLRTAEMLEPLRMYAHIPRLLNAYGRLERAESRLDVLSPRHRALAELKSATTVGCEYCIDLGSQIARGLGITDEELLALADYRHAACFSDVDKLILEYATAISRTPVEVSDGLFDALRAHFDTAALVGLTHIITLGNLRARFNIALGIGSSGFSGNRVCALPDAGQR, encoded by the coding sequence ATGTACCGGCTCAAGGGAGTCTCCGACCGCGACGCCGGCCTAGGCGCCAAGATTGCCTTCTTTTTCACCAAACGCAAGCTGGCGAAGATGGCCGGCTTACACAACGGATTACGAACCGCCGAAATGCTCGAACCGCTGCGGATGTACGCCCACATCCCCAGGTTGCTCAATGCCTACGGCAGGCTGGAACGGGCGGAGTCGAGACTCGACGTGCTCAGTCCCCGGCACCGGGCGCTGGCCGAGCTGAAGTCGGCGACCACGGTCGGCTGCGAATACTGCATCGACCTGGGATCACAAATCGCGCGCGGGCTCGGCATCACCGACGAAGAGCTGCTGGCGCTGGCGGACTACCGGCACGCTGCGTGCTTCTCCGACGTCGACAAGCTGATCCTCGAGTACGCCACGGCGATCAGCCGCACCCCGGTCGAGGTGAGCGACGGGCTTTTTGACGCGCTGCGCGCGCACTTCGACACCGCCGCGCTCGTCGGGCTGACCCACATCATCACGCTGGGCAACCTTCGTGCCCGGTTCAACATCGCGCTCGGCATCGGGTCTTCGGGCTTTTCGGGTAACCGGGTATGCGCGCTGCCCGACGCCGGCCAGCGATGA
- a CDS encoding sigma-70 family RNA polymerase sigma factor — protein MTADAALTARFQAARPQLGALAYRMLGSIDDAEDAVQEAWLRLSRHTADGIDNVDAWLTTVVARICLNVLRQRRAQRAEELVAHLPDPIVDATGEFDPEHRAMLADAVGLALFVVLDTLRPAERLAFVLHDAFAVPFDQIAPIVERSPEATRKLASRARRRIQQAGPVPDGDIAAQHDAVDAFFAAGRSGDFDRLVSVLDPNVVLRGDFGAAAARFRTEGASSVAKVAQDYARPEREVRVATVNGAAGAVIFVAGRPTAIMGFVVRNGRITAIDVLADPRRIAKLDLSALTK, from the coding sequence ATGACTGCCGATGCCGCGTTGACGGCACGTTTCCAGGCGGCCCGCCCGCAACTGGGCGCCCTGGCCTACCGGATGCTCGGCTCGATCGACGACGCGGAGGACGCCGTCCAGGAAGCGTGGCTGCGGCTGAGCCGCCACACCGCCGACGGGATCGACAATGTCGACGCGTGGCTGACCACGGTGGTGGCACGGATCTGCCTGAACGTGTTGCGGCAGCGCCGGGCGCAGCGCGCCGAGGAATTGGTCGCGCACCTGCCGGATCCGATCGTGGACGCGACGGGGGAATTCGACCCGGAGCATCGGGCGATGCTGGCCGACGCGGTGGGCCTGGCGTTGTTCGTGGTGCTGGACACCTTGCGGCCGGCGGAACGTTTGGCGTTCGTGCTGCACGACGCCTTCGCCGTTCCGTTCGATCAGATCGCGCCGATTGTCGAGCGGTCTCCGGAGGCCACCCGCAAGCTGGCCAGTCGCGCGCGTCGGCGCATCCAGCAGGCGGGCCCCGTTCCGGACGGCGACATCGCTGCCCAACACGACGCCGTCGACGCCTTTTTCGCGGCCGGACGCAGCGGTGACTTCGACCGCCTGGTATCCGTGCTGGACCCGAACGTGGTGTTGCGCGGCGACTTCGGCGCAGCTGCCGCCCGCTTCCGCACCGAGGGCGCGTCCTCGGTGGCCAAGGTGGCCCAAGATTACGCAAGGCCGGAGCGCGAAGTGCGCGTCGCTACCGTCAATGGCGCGGCCGGCGCGGTCATCTTCGTCGCCGGCCGGCCAACCGCGATCATGGGGTTCGTCGTGCGCAACGGACGAATCACCGCGATCGACGTGCTGGCCGACCCTAGGCGCATCGCGAAACTGGACCTGAGCGCCTTGACAAAATAG
- a CDS encoding transposase — protein sequence MVAILDELGLTELVSSIPGVSALGAAAILAETGDPTRFDSPRALVKHAGLCPRENASGTMTGRSRISGRGRPRLRLAAWRAVWGALPNNPVMAARYRHLTSPKLRRVLTRKCDVT from the coding sequence ATGGTCGCCATCCTCGATGAACTCGGGTTGACCGAGCTGGTCAGCAGCATCCCCGGCGTCTCGGCACTGGGGGCGGCCGCCATCCTGGCTGAAACCGGCGACCCCACCCGCTTCGATAGCCCGCGCGCGCTGGTCAAACACGCCGGGCTGTGCCCGCGGGAGAACGCCAGCGGCACCATGACGGGCCGGTCGCGGATCTCCGGGCGGGGCCGGCCCCGGCTGCGGCTGGCGGCCTGGCGCGCCGTGTGGGGCGCCCTGCCGAATAACCCGGTAATGGCCGCCCGCTACCGGCATTTGACTAGCCCGAAGTTGCGACGGGTTCTGACGCGGAAGTGTGATGTGACCTGA
- a CDS encoding IS110 family transposase, with the protein MGCEPTGHRWRVLDQLAAQQDMALVCVQPLLVGRARETEDYTRDKTDHKDAVLIARLVAQLDCYVPERADESWAQLRQLGAYRDRLITTATAAIQQLRDLLECAWPAVLTAAADPFDSITWCAALAVVLERCDGRPQRLARLGPTRFEQAVRREFARWGGRRGPRRRILTAVFTALTDPAGYWRSAWVRCSAPSGCWPIGAPPRPAWPRWRPTWSPSSMNSG; encoded by the coding sequence GTGGGTTGTGAACCGACCGGGCATCGCTGGCGGGTGCTGGATCAGCTTGCTGCCCAACAGGATATGGCGTTGGTGTGTGTGCAGCCGCTGCTGGTTGGGCGGGCCCGCGAGACCGAGGACTACACCCGAGATAAGACCGATCACAAGGATGCGGTGCTGATCGCGCGGCTGGTGGCCCAGCTGGACTGCTATGTCCCCGAGCGTGCCGACGAAAGCTGGGCGCAGCTGCGCCAGTTGGGCGCCTATCGGGACCGGCTGATCACCACAGCCACCGCGGCCATCCAGCAGCTGCGCGATCTGCTGGAGTGCGCCTGGCCGGCGGTGCTGACCGCGGCCGCCGACCCGTTTGACTCGATCACCTGGTGTGCGGCACTGGCGGTGGTGCTGGAGCGTTGTGATGGCCGCCCGCAGCGGCTGGCCCGGCTCGGCCCGACGCGGTTTGAGCAGGCGGTACGCCGGGAGTTCGCGCGCTGGGGGGGAAGGCGGGGGCCCCGGCGGCGCATCCTGACCGCGGTCTTTACCGCGCTGACCGATCCGGCCGGGTATTGGCGCAGCGCCTGGGTGCGCTGCAGCGCGCCAAGTGGGTGCTGGCCGATTGGCGCGCCACCAAGACCCGCTTGGCCGAGGTGGAGACCCACATGGTCGCCATCCTCGATGAACTCGGGTTGA
- a CDS encoding SagB family peptide dehydrogenase — protein sequence MPGITYPDQTRFAFRPGVTCVTTPAGAVLLDPPRSQKLTRLTAGQLRALKGLNLGPATLSDMSPKTPEPPGDVGTLIAQLAAGGWLTIAVRDGDRDFYSIVPFGQPAQRPLSSRCVVLSKFAVLHRDSESFVLEHPRAWCDVRIYDPRLLVLLDGATEDGSGLPAALASRFIEDLQWCGILVPAGDEERSFDVLGWSAPDLWFHRRSTLGERTVTWETFGPTKWAKARFPQPPARRANYPGEPIALLVPDLVARRAQDPTLTAVLEDRVSTRTFDDAHPITIEQLAELLYRTARTRRTLPVGDGEELASRPYPSGGGLYELELYPVVRNVAGLRPGMYHYDSFDHLLRPVAAADSKPVSQLMKTAAATLTAGAEPQVLVVMAARCGRIMWTYEQIAYATVLKDVGVLMQTIYLAATAMGLGACAQGFGDTAAFVAATGIDELQECSVGSIIVGSLATN from the coding sequence TTGCCCGGCATCACCTACCCCGACCAAACGAGATTCGCGTTCCGTCCGGGCGTCACCTGCGTGACCACGCCCGCGGGGGCCGTGCTGCTTGATCCTCCGCGCAGCCAGAAGCTGACGCGGCTGACCGCTGGCCAGCTACGGGCGCTCAAAGGTCTGAATCTAGGGCCGGCAACGTTGTCGGACATGTCACCGAAAACACCTGAGCCACCAGGCGATGTCGGCACGCTGATAGCTCAGCTTGCCGCCGGCGGATGGCTGACGATCGCGGTGCGCGACGGCGACCGGGACTTCTACTCCATTGTGCCGTTCGGACAACCGGCGCAGCGGCCGCTGTCGTCGCGATGCGTCGTGCTGTCGAAATTTGCTGTACTGCACCGGGATTCAGAGAGCTTCGTCCTCGAACATCCGCGGGCATGGTGCGATGTGCGCATCTATGACCCACGCCTGCTCGTCCTTCTCGACGGGGCCACAGAGGACGGCTCGGGCTTGCCGGCCGCGCTCGCCTCGCGGTTCATCGAGGATCTGCAGTGGTGTGGCATCCTCGTTCCGGCTGGCGACGAAGAGCGCAGCTTCGACGTCCTCGGCTGGAGCGCACCGGATCTGTGGTTTCACCGCCGCAGCACGCTGGGTGAGCGCACCGTCACGTGGGAGACCTTCGGCCCGACCAAGTGGGCGAAGGCCCGATTCCCACAGCCGCCCGCGCGCAGGGCGAATTATCCGGGTGAGCCGATCGCGCTGCTGGTGCCCGATCTGGTGGCCAGGCGGGCACAGGATCCGACCCTGACGGCCGTCCTCGAAGATCGCGTTTCGACAAGGACATTCGACGACGCCCACCCGATCACCATCGAACAACTCGCCGAACTGCTGTACCGCACCGCGCGGACACGGAGAACGTTGCCGGTCGGTGACGGCGAAGAACTCGCATCCCGGCCCTACCCATCCGGCGGCGGCCTGTATGAACTCGAGCTCTATCCCGTGGTGCGAAACGTCGCCGGGTTGAGGCCGGGCATGTACCACTACGACTCGTTCGACCATCTGCTCCGCCCGGTCGCCGCCGCGGATTCGAAGCCGGTGTCCCAGTTGATGAAAACGGCCGCAGCGACACTGACCGCAGGCGCCGAGCCGCAAGTGCTCGTCGTCATGGCCGCACGCTGTGGTCGCATCATGTGGACCTACGAGCAGATCGCCTACGCCACCGTTCTCAAGGATGTCGGCGTCCTCATGCAGACGATCTACCTGGCCGCCACCGCGATGGGTCTCGGAGCCTGCGCGCAGGGCTTCGGTGACACCGCCGCCTTCGTCGCGGCCACCGGAATCGACGAGCTACAGGAGTGCAGCGTGGGCAGCATCATCGTCGGCTCACTCGCCACGAATTAG